GGTTTAACTTCGATCCTGGAAACGTACAAACTAAAACATCAATTCTGTTGAACCGCCGTATACCGAACGGTACGTACGGTGGTGTGGGAGGACGGTAGATAAATTAATTATCTACCTCCTACCCGATTAAAGTTTTCCTAGTTCTTTAAAGTTTTCCTAGTTCTTTGAAGATCTCTTTTACTATTTTAATATCTTGACTATGCTCTGGATCATCTCCAGGGGTTTCAAGTATCAGAGGTAGCTTAGATATTTCATCGAAAGAGAAGAAGGTTTTAAATCCTTCCCTTCCTATGTATCCTTTGCCTATAAATTCGTGTCTGTCTTTAGCTGCGCCCAAGTCAAATTTTGAATCGTTTAGATGAATCATTTTTAGTTTGTTTAAGCCGATGTATTTGTCAATTTCGTCTAGTAGTCTTTGCACCTCTTCTTTTTTTCTTATGTCGTAGTTTGAATCAAATCCATGGCAGGTATCATAAGTTATGCCTAATCTTTCTTTCCATTGGGATTTGTTTATTATTTTTCCTAATTGTTCCATGGTGTATCCTATGTTTGAACCTTTTTGTGCAACGTTTTCCAGCAAGATAGTTACTTTTGTATTCTGAATTTCTTTGAAGACGATATCTAACCCTTCTAATATTTTGTTTATGCCGAATTCTTCCCCTTCACCTAAATGGCTTCCTGGATGGAAGTTGTAGTGAAGTATTCCTAATTCGTCTGTGGCTTTTATTTCTTCTATCATAGCTTTTATTGATTTTTCTCTGATTTCATCTTTTGGAGAGGCTAGGTTTATTAAATAGCTTGAATGAACTAAGACATCTTCAAAATTTATGTTGAATTCGTTCATTGCGGTTTTGAAGGCTTCTGCATCGTTTTCTTTTGGTGGATTTACTTTCCAAATTCGTGGTGAACCTGTGAAGATTTGGAA
This sequence is a window from Petrotoga olearia DSM 13574. Protein-coding genes within it:
- a CDS encoding deoxyribonuclease IV → MIKIGAHMKISKGFNKVPSDTTNIGGNTFQIFTGSPRIWKVNPPKENDAEAFKTAMNEFNINFEDVLVHSSYLINLASPKDEIREKSIKAMIEEIKATDELGILHYNFHPGSHLGEGEEFGINKILEGLDIVFKEIQNTKVTILLENVAQKGSNIGYTMEQLGKIINKSQWKERLGITYDTCHGFDSNYDIRKKEEVQRLLDEIDKYIGLNKLKMIHLNDSKFDLGAAKDRHEFIGKGYIGREGFKTFFSFDEISKLPLILETPGDDPEHSQDIKIVKEIFKELGKL